In the genome of Acaryochloris sp. CCMEE 5410, the window CAAATTTCTTAAACAACCTTTTGGGACGCCATCCTGAGCGAGTCAAGGCCAATACTGAAATCTATACCTGGCAAACTTGTCCGTTTTGTATTCGAGCCAAATTATTGTTGTCTTGGAAAGGGGTGAAATACACCGAGTACAAGATTGATGGAGATGAGGCTGCACGGGCCAAAATGGCTGAACGGGCCAATAACCGCAGATCCGTTCCTCAAATCTTTATCAATAATCAG includes:
- the grxC gene encoding glutaredoxin 3, whose amino-acid sequence is MPNFLNNLLGRHPERVKANTEIYTWQTCPFCIRAKLLLSWKGVKYTEYKIDGDEAARAKMAERANNRRSVPQIFINNQHIGGCDDLYQMDTMGQLDDLLSQPAAS